From Pelosinus fermentans DSM 17108, the proteins below share one genomic window:
- a CDS encoding HAD family hydrolase, with protein sequence MAAASLTTSQYNLLPGRLRISIKSLLQSPSFAHYIATRLVKEKYIYSVTANPLTGRALIYFNPAHTCLTEIQSLISAIEQRYSIQKSTMHKSIKMSCNHPPELIKSPGTYALATGLILAGLITKCFFAGKSTLSSSPQIFSFAALATLIAGYPILRNRFETVAKKHNMNYELLLFLPTLLLLTIRESITGLSVLWLVQLTYWLGTAAQENSHKSISNLLMRKQLQAQNSPYEEKENLSPKDTEVKNNISAHKNEEKKPSSSLLTEKTIWYSLAISGINFVLTRNFMRSLAILLAGCPAAISLSKDAAMHSAVRQAAEKGVFIKQIDVLERLGDVDTVLFEHECYTGIDQLHSLGIKDIRVIKGDRTANRHAMLPDDIVKMINDLQALGKKIVMIGDGINDSPAFAASDVAIAMGRKGTAQAIETADIVIANDDPRKVAEIIYLSRYMNKVIRQNVSFATVFNIAGVALAAASLITPITAGLLLNISTLAIIMNSKCSLSGKKPF encoded by the coding sequence TTGGCAGCAGCTAGTCTTACAACAAGCCAATACAATTTATTGCCAGGACGGTTACGAATATCCATTAAATCACTTCTCCAAAGCCCTTCTTTTGCTCACTATATAGCAACAAGATTAGTAAAAGAAAAATATATTTATTCCGTAACAGCAAATCCATTAACAGGCCGAGCGCTTATTTATTTTAATCCAGCTCATACTTGTCTAACTGAAATTCAGTCATTGATTTCTGCAATAGAGCAAAGGTATTCGATACAAAAGTCCACTATGCATAAGAGCATAAAAATGAGCTGTAACCATCCTCCAGAACTTATCAAATCACCGGGGACCTACGCCTTAGCAACAGGTCTCATTCTAGCAGGACTAATCACCAAATGCTTTTTTGCAGGCAAATCTACCCTGTCTTCTTCCCCACAAATTTTCAGTTTTGCTGCTCTTGCAACTTTAATCGCTGGCTACCCCATCTTACGTAACCGTTTTGAAACAGTGGCAAAAAAACACAATATGAACTATGAATTGCTTTTGTTCCTGCCTACCTTACTACTGCTAACCATACGAGAAAGTATTACTGGATTGTCCGTGCTCTGGCTAGTCCAGTTAACCTATTGGCTTGGTACAGCAGCGCAGGAAAATTCCCATAAAAGCATATCGAATCTTCTTATGAGAAAACAGCTGCAGGCACAAAACAGCCCGTATGAAGAAAAAGAGAACCTCAGTCCCAAAGATACAGAAGTGAAAAATAACATCTCCGCTCATAAAAATGAAGAAAAAAAACCTTCATCCTCTTTATTGACTGAAAAAACCATATGGTATTCCTTGGCGATTTCAGGAATTAACTTTGTTCTAACAAGAAACTTTATGCGCAGCCTCGCCATATTACTTGCTGGGTGCCCTGCTGCGATTTCCCTATCCAAAGACGCAGCAATGCATTCTGCAGTCAGACAAGCAGCGGAGAAAGGAGTTTTTATAAAGCAGATTGATGTTCTAGAACGTCTAGGAGACGTTGATACAGTATTATTTGAACATGAATGCTATACAGGAATAGACCAGCTGCATTCTTTAGGTATCAAGGATATTCGTGTGATAAAGGGCGATCGTACTGCTAACCGGCATGCTATGCTTCCTGACGATATAGTAAAAATGATTAACGATTTGCAAGCCCTAGGAAAGAAGATTGTAATGATCGGAGACGGGATAAATGACTCTCCCGCCTTTGCTGCCAGTGATGTTGCCATCGCTATGGGCAGAAAGGGAACAGCTCAGGCAATTGAAACCGCTGATATCGTGATTGCGAATGATGATCCTCGAAAAGTGGCTGAAATCATCTATCTTAGCAGATATATGAACAAGGTCATTCGTCAAAATGTATCCTTTGCTACGGTCTTCAATATAGCTGGTGTGGCACTAGCTGCTGCCTCACTCATTACTCCAATAACTGCAGGATTACTGCTGAATATCAGTACATTGGCAATCATTATGAACTCAAAATGCTCGTTGTCTGGTAAGAAACCATTTTGA
- a CDS encoding heavy metal translocating P-type ATPase has translation MAAPYLQIVHKIPGRIRIYHSRIKQNPKFASQLEVLLRKQKGIQECSANPKSGKILIQYNQAMTSEGVLWSFLQQYIKQDSKPQILKRQKAKPFEVEDVSIPTQIALVAIGGLTLLYHLFRYLFRPGPLSVNLLSLTSLVTLITAFPILRSGIENLFLRRVLNNEILIGTAIILSVLLREGATGLVVVWLVNLSTLIETLTLDRSRRTIRSMLEGNQKDAWIVVNGQEVIIPISQLKQEDIVSIKLGSKIPVDGIVINGEAVVNQAALTGEPVPVHKQVGDRVLAGSTIEQGTLYVKAEQVGDQTSVARVIHLVEEAAHSKAPIQKMADAYSARLIPSSFLLALLVFLLTGDIRRTMTILIVACPCAAGLATPTALSAAIGNAASRGILVKGGRYLEEAGKINFLLFDKTGTLTEGKPAVANVIPIHKGYDTNSILALAAGAEANANHPLANAIKEAAKEQGIDLPCIPDSEMAIGRGVRATIDGTVVHVGNFSYLSQMGIKIPPRIPFAMQNKAESATLVYVASGMALIGVIVIVDSLRPNAEKAIRSIREEGITNIGIISGDADTGVKEIADLLRLEKFWTNMLPQDKFNIIKSLQEEGYVVGMVGDGINDSPSLALANVGIAMGVGGADAAIETAGIVLREDNPEKIVEIIRLGKKSLQIIRQNFLFAIGANIIGLGLGSAKLISPFIAAVLHNASTLAVVMNSTRLLSYSPQQPGPETVLSPANQKKYELPYKKE, from the coding sequence TTGGCTGCACCATATCTGCAAATTGTTCACAAAATACCTGGGCGTATTCGTATATATCATTCTAGAATAAAACAGAATCCTAAGTTTGCGTCACAGCTTGAAGTACTTTTGAGGAAGCAAAAAGGGATTCAAGAATGTAGCGCAAATCCTAAGTCGGGTAAGATCTTGATTCAATACAATCAGGCTATGACTTCTGAAGGCGTTTTATGGTCCTTTTTGCAACAGTACATCAAACAGGATTCTAAGCCCCAGATTTTAAAAAGGCAGAAGGCAAAACCTTTTGAAGTAGAGGATGTGTCCATTCCTACCCAAATTGCTTTAGTGGCTATTGGCGGTTTAACATTGCTTTATCATCTGTTTCGTTATCTGTTTCGTCCAGGACCTCTTTCCGTTAATTTGTTGAGTCTAACCAGTTTGGTGACATTAATTACGGCTTTTCCCATATTACGCAGTGGTATCGAAAATCTTTTTCTGCGCCGGGTTTTAAATAATGAGATTTTGATTGGAACGGCCATTATTTTGTCGGTATTGTTAAGAGAAGGGGCTACCGGCTTAGTGGTTGTATGGCTGGTGAACCTCAGCACCTTAATCGAAACCCTTACACTGGATCGATCACGCCGTACGATTCGGAGTATGCTGGAAGGCAATCAAAAAGACGCCTGGATTGTTGTAAATGGGCAGGAAGTCATTATACCCATTTCTCAACTAAAGCAAGAAGACATCGTATCCATAAAACTTGGCAGCAAAATTCCGGTAGACGGAATCGTTATAAACGGTGAGGCGGTAGTCAATCAAGCAGCATTAACAGGAGAGCCTGTACCTGTGCACAAGCAAGTTGGTGATAGGGTATTGGCTGGTTCCACAATTGAACAGGGGACATTGTATGTTAAGGCAGAGCAAGTGGGGGATCAAACATCCGTTGCCCGTGTGATACATCTTGTTGAAGAGGCGGCTCATTCTAAAGCTCCCATACAAAAAATGGCAGATGCCTATTCTGCTCGTCTCATCCCAAGTTCATTTCTTTTGGCATTGCTGGTGTTTCTGCTAACAGGGGATATCAGAAGAACGATGACTATTTTGATTGTTGCTTGCCCCTGCGCGGCAGGACTAGCAACGCCTACTGCTCTTAGCGCAGCAATTGGGAATGCTGCCAGTCGGGGGATTTTAGTGAAAGGCGGCCGTTATCTAGAGGAAGCAGGAAAAATAAATTTTTTACTATTTGATAAAACGGGTACGCTGACAGAAGGAAAACCTGCCGTTGCTAACGTCATCCCGATTCATAAAGGATATGATACCAATTCTATTTTAGCCTTAGCTGCCGGGGCAGAGGCGAATGCAAATCATCCACTGGCAAATGCAATTAAAGAAGCTGCAAAAGAGCAAGGAATTGATTTACCCTGTATTCCTGACAGTGAAATGGCAATTGGTCGGGGTGTGAGGGCCACGATTGATGGCACGGTTGTTCACGTTGGAAATTTCTCATACTTAAGTCAGATGGGCATAAAAATTCCTCCACGTATTCCTTTTGCCATGCAAAACAAGGCTGAAAGTGCAACGTTAGTATACGTAGCTAGTGGAATGGCTCTTATTGGAGTCATTGTGATCGTAGACTCTCTTCGCCCAAATGCAGAGAAGGCTATTCGCAGTATTAGAGAAGAGGGGATTACAAACATTGGAATTATCTCTGGAGATGCGGATACAGGGGTAAAAGAGATTGCTGATCTTTTAAGATTGGAGAAGTTTTGGACTAATATGCTCCCACAGGATAAATTTAATATAATAAAATCCTTGCAGGAAGAGGGATATGTAGTGGGGATGGTCGGAGATGGAATTAATGACTCTCCATCCTTAGCTCTTGCCAATGTTGGCATTGCTATGGGGGTAGGTGGGGCCGATGCGGCGATTGAAACAGCTGGTATTGTTCTGAGAGAGGATAATCCAGAAAAAATTGTGGAAATCATTCGCCTTGGTAAGAAATCCTTACAGATTATCAGGCAGAATTTTCTTTTTGCTATTGGGGCAAATATCATTGGATTAGGGCTTGGTTCTGCGAAATTAATTTCACCATTTATCGCAGCTGTTTTGCACAATGCAAGTACCCTGGCAGTTGTAATGAACTCCACACGGCTTCTTTCCTACTCTCCCCAGCAGCCTGGCCCAGAGACTGTCCTTTCTCCCGCCAATCAGAAAAAGTATGAGCTGCCCTATAAAAAAGAATAA
- a CDS encoding DUF523 domain-containing protein, with protein sequence MIIVSACLAGVGCRYNGSSYSVPQIIEMVVQGKAIPICPEILAGLPTPRPPVEQCEGKIISLNGDDQTAPYRAGAKMGLEIAVVSGCQKAILKSKSPTCGAGWIYDGTFSGNLISGDGIFAKMLKDKGIEVCTEEIYCKG encoded by the coding sequence ATGATAATCGTAAGTGCTTGTTTAGCAGGTGTGGGATGTAGATACAATGGTTCGTCATACTCAGTTCCGCAAATTATAGAAATGGTAGTACAAGGTAAGGCTATACCGATCTGTCCTGAAATACTTGCTGGGTTGCCGACTCCTCGTCCTCCAGTAGAGCAATGTGAAGGAAAGATCATCTCTTTAAATGGTGATGATCAGACAGCTCCATATAGGGCGGGTGCCAAAATGGGCTTAGAAATTGCAGTAGTAAGCGGGTGCCAAAAAGCGATACTGAAATCCAAGTCGCCTACTTGTGGCGCAGGGTGGATCTATGATGGTACATTTTCGGGAAATTTGATTTCTGGTGATGGTATCTTTGCCAAAATGCTTAAAGATAAAGGCATAGAAGTCTGTACAGAAGAGATATACTGCAAAGGTTAA
- a CDS encoding ferritin-like domain-containing protein — translation MKNQMNHEQHPKQLYSLPDPYPTPRVMGKNPYYASILLEDYAGISGELTAIHQYIYHYLTLEDCHTKIATLAHQIAIVEMHHLALLGKTIRLLGKYPVMHSNDHGLTRFWNADFVYYGDTVYDKLSANMKHEMDAIQNYRRHQHLIDDPFIQELLERIILDEEHHLQLFKTCRDEFCTTFYD, via the coding sequence GTGAAAAATCAAATGAATCATGAGCAACATCCAAAACAACTTTATTCCTTGCCTGATCCTTATCCGACTCCCAGAGTTATGGGTAAAAACCCCTACTATGCATCTATTTTATTAGAAGACTATGCTGGCATTTCTGGAGAATTAACAGCAATTCACCAGTATATATATCATTACCTTACATTGGAAGATTGTCATACCAAGATCGCAACACTTGCACACCAAATCGCCATCGTTGAGATGCATCATTTAGCCTTATTGGGTAAAACCATTCGCTTACTTGGTAAATATCCAGTCATGCATAGCAATGATCATGGATTGACTCGATTTTGGAATGCCGATTTTGTATACTATGGCGATACCGTTTATGATAAATTATCGGCAAATATGAAGCACGAAATGGATGCAATCCAAAATTACAGAAGGCACCAACATCTCATTGATGATCCTTTTATTCAAGAATTACTGGAACGTATTATTCTTGATGAGGAGCACCATTTACAATTATTCAAAACATGCAGAGATGAATTTTGCACTACTTTTTATGACTAA
- a CDS encoding Gfo/Idh/MocA family protein — protein MTTLKWGILGPGAIALDFAKAIREVNGSIYAVGARNLEKAKAFASIYHIEKVYGNYEEMLNDPGIDVVYIATPHSNHYEFIMKSLNNNKHVFCEKAITVNSRQLREIVATAEQKNLVVAEAMTVYHMPLFKKLRHIVTSGQIGTLKMIQVSFGSCKEYDVTNRFFSKELAGGALLDIGTYALSFARYFLSSQPYEVLTTAKKFETGVDEQSGILLKNAKDEMAVISLTMRAKMPKRGIIAGELGFITIDNFPRASEAEIHYLDGKVEVIKAGETEKALVYEVEDMNQCILNKAKMDTMELSIDVMEIMDEVRSRWGIRYPFE, from the coding sequence ATGACTACATTAAAATGGGGAATTTTAGGTCCTGGGGCAATCGCCTTGGATTTTGCAAAAGCAATCAGGGAAGTGAATGGCAGTATCTATGCAGTAGGCGCAAGAAATCTTGAAAAAGCAAAGGCCTTTGCAAGTATTTATCATATTGAAAAGGTCTATGGCAATTACGAAGAAATGCTGAATGATCCTGGAATTGATGTAGTTTATATCGCAACGCCTCATAGTAATCATTATGAATTTATTATGAAGAGCCTTAATAACAATAAGCATGTATTTTGTGAAAAGGCTATTACAGTGAATAGCAGGCAGTTAAGGGAAATTGTTGCTACAGCAGAGCAAAAGAATTTAGTCGTTGCAGAAGCTATGACTGTGTATCACATGCCATTATTTAAAAAGCTGCGTCATATTGTTACCTCAGGGCAAATTGGCACACTTAAAATGATTCAGGTATCTTTTGGGAGCTGCAAAGAATACGATGTTACCAATCGATTCTTTAGTAAAGAATTGGCAGGGGGCGCACTTCTTGATATTGGGACGTATGCTTTGTCTTTTGCTAGATACTTCCTTTCCAGCCAACCTTACGAGGTACTGACTACAGCGAAAAAGTTCGAAACGGGTGTAGATGAGCAGTCAGGTATCCTGCTTAAAAACGCTAAGGATGAAATGGCAGTGATTTCTCTAACGATGAGGGCAAAAATGCCAAAACGAGGCATTATAGCAGGAGAATTAGGATTTATTACAATCGATAATTTTCCAAGAGCATCAGAGGCTGAGATACATTATCTAGACGGAAAAGTAGAAGTGATAAAAGCGGGTGAAACAGAAAAAGCATTGGTATATGAAGTGGAAGATATGAATCAGTGCATCTTGAACAAAGCTAAAATGGATACCATGGAATTATCCATAGATGTCATGGAAATCATGGATGAAGTTCGATCTCGGTGGGGAATACGATATCCCTTTGAATAA
- a CDS encoding MarR family winged helix-turn-helix transcriptional regulator — MKKNHEHLKKPSPCNCLNIRRASRAVTHFYDKILQPSGLTISQLSLLKHLKQVEPITISELANVMRIDRTTLNRNMKPLVDHDLITITPGQDPRTRQVVMTPKGTITTNNASQLWDKAQASIKDYLGETDLAVLVKLLSKLEALVP; from the coding sequence ATGAAAAAAAATCATGAACATCTTAAGAAACCCAGCCCTTGTAATTGCTTGAATATTAGGCGAGCCTCCAGAGCCGTTACTCATTTTTATGATAAGATTCTACAACCTAGCGGACTTACCATTAGTCAATTATCCTTATTAAAGCATCTTAAACAAGTCGAGCCGATCACGATCAGCGAATTGGCCAACGTCATGCGCATTGATCGAACAACATTGAATCGGAACATGAAACCATTAGTAGATCATGACTTGATAACAATCACTCCTGGTCAAGATCCTAGAACGAGACAAGTGGTGATGACTCCCAAAGGAACAATCACCACAAACAATGCATCCCAGCTCTGGGATAAAGCCCAGGCCTCTATTAAAGACTATTTGGGAGAAACCGATCTGGCTGTACTAGTTAAATTACTTTCAAAACTAGAGGCATTAGTTCCTTAA
- a CDS encoding polysaccharide deacetylase family protein, with amino-acid sequence MKIRRGMLFGTFFFFAVLLAGKVEDHLIDISDVIWKVPTSRKVVALTFDDGPVNTTTPEILNILKEKNIKATFFVVGEQVKRFPNLISQEVADGHEVGNHTYSHPMLTSLQEGMVEEELRTTEKEILEVAPKPTLFRPPGGISNKKIIKIARESEYSTILWTIDPIDWRSPSPPVGEIVDLVVKEVKPGSIILLHDGKYPSTTPEALWFIIESLESRGYEFVTVTELLQYYEEK; translated from the coding sequence ATGAAAATACGCAGAGGAATGTTATTTGGGACTTTCTTTTTTTTTGCGGTATTGTTAGCTGGAAAGGTAGAAGACCATTTAATTGATATATCCGATGTGATTTGGAAAGTGCCTACTTCTCGCAAGGTCGTTGCATTAACATTTGATGATGGACCCGTTAATACCACCACTCCGGAAATTTTAAATATATTAAAAGAAAAAAATATAAAGGCGACTTTCTTTGTAGTGGGAGAACAGGTGAAACGGTTTCCAAATCTTATATCCCAAGAGGTTGCAGACGGACATGAAGTTGGTAACCATACCTACAGTCATCCCATGCTGACGAGTTTACAAGAAGGGATGGTTGAGGAGGAATTAAGAACTACAGAAAAAGAAATATTAGAAGTGGCACCGAAACCAACGCTCTTTCGACCTCCGGGAGGAATTAGTAATAAGAAAATTATAAAGATTGCAAGAGAGAGTGAATACAGCACTATTCTTTGGACAATCGATCCGATTGATTGGCGTTCTCCTTCTCCTCCTGTTGGGGAGATTGTAGATTTAGTGGTCAAAGAGGTTAAACCCGGAAGTATTATTCTTCTCCATGATGGAAAATATCCATCCACGACACCAGAAGCCCTTTGGTTTATTATTGAAAGTCTGGAGTCTCGCGGCTATGAGTTTGTAACAGTTACGGAATTGCTTCAGTATTATGAAGAGAAATAA
- a CDS encoding secondary thiamine-phosphate synthase enzyme YjbQ, which yields MLKEFTIHTPREGFIDITGQVADLLRQHQGEKNLCQVFVSHTTAGVTINENADPDVIKDMLLALNHMVPELDYQHGEGNSRAHVKASMIGSSVTIPIVNGSLYLGTWQGIYFCEFDGPRKRKVYVTIL from the coding sequence ATGCTGAAAGAATTTACGATTCACACTCCCCGGGAGGGATTTATTGATATTACTGGTCAGGTGGCAGATCTATTGAGACAACATCAGGGTGAGAAAAATTTGTGCCAAGTTTTTGTCTCTCACACGACGGCAGGAGTAACGATTAATGAGAATGCTGATCCAGATGTGATAAAGGATATGTTGCTTGCACTTAATCATATGGTACCCGAACTGGATTATCAGCATGGTGAAGGGAATTCGCGTGCTCATGTGAAAGCGTCTATGATTGGGTCATCCGTCACCATTCCCATAGTGAATGGAAGTCTCTATTTGGGAACTTGGCAGGGGATTTATTTTTGCGAATTTGATGGTCCGCGAAAACGAAAGGTTTATGTAACGATCTTGTAG
- a CDS encoding sodium:solute symporter family protein gives MNIPFLIVCIYILLLFIISYFAQRRSAGSATNYILAGRQLTTPLITVSIVGLAVGGASTIGVAEQAYKVGLSAGWYTTAWGLGAITMGMLVAKKYRQLNITTIPELLGRYYDKKGMIAGIACQILIQLVVMSLQYLAGGSILCALMPEIFTLTTGMLTSAVVFISVTMTGGMWSASLSNLLNVSLKYIGIILATIVSVTHAGGLKNIEAQLPANVPYLSFFDGVGITGIITWILVLVTVNLSLQSIIQISLGAKDVQTARRGFVIGGLMMLPIGFVSALLGIIAKTMFPDVSPAMALPMTIMSLNPVLAGITLAALWAADVSTACSLLLSSATLFSQDIYKKFVNPDVSDKTFLVVTKASVLILGLLTLILAMTISGIITTLMIGLSLTASFSVIVLFTLFAPSLCRRNAAFYTIMVSLVVLILWQTVPSVRIFPHVIYLEWIACVGTFLLTYLLDSKVITASECA, from the coding sequence ATGAATATTCCATTTCTAATTGTATGCATATACATTCTGCTGCTCTTTATTATTAGTTATTTTGCTCAACGGCGGTCTGCTGGCAGTGCCACCAATTATATTCTGGCAGGCAGGCAGCTTACAACCCCATTGATTACCGTATCCATTGTAGGTCTTGCAGTTGGCGGAGCGTCAACCATTGGTGTGGCAGAACAAGCTTATAAAGTCGGCCTCTCTGCAGGCTGGTATACAACGGCTTGGGGGCTTGGAGCCATCACCATGGGAATGTTGGTTGCTAAAAAATATCGTCAGCTTAATATCACCACGATACCCGAACTGTTAGGCAGATACTATGATAAAAAAGGGATGATCGCAGGTATTGCCTGTCAGATACTCATTCAACTAGTCGTTATGTCGCTTCAATACCTGGCAGGCGGCAGTATCCTTTGTGCTTTAATGCCTGAAATCTTCACACTCACTACCGGCATGCTTACAAGCGCCGTCGTATTTATTAGTGTTACGATGACTGGCGGCATGTGGTCAGCGAGTCTTTCCAATCTTTTAAACGTATCATTAAAATACATCGGCATTATCTTAGCTACCATTGTCAGCGTAACACATGCAGGCGGTCTTAAAAACATTGAAGCTCAGCTGCCTGCAAATGTACCTTATCTCAGCTTCTTTGACGGTGTAGGTATCACTGGTATTATCACCTGGATACTCGTATTAGTAACTGTCAACTTATCTCTGCAGAGCATCATTCAGATCTCGTTGGGAGCTAAAGATGTCCAAACAGCACGCCGTGGTTTTGTAATTGGCGGCTTGATGATGCTGCCAATTGGATTTGTCAGTGCACTGCTAGGCATCATCGCAAAAACTATGTTTCCCGATGTAAGCCCTGCCATGGCCCTTCCAATGACTATCATGTCATTAAACCCTGTATTGGCAGGGATTACGTTAGCAGCTTTATGGGCAGCTGACGTATCCACAGCTTGTAGTCTGCTCCTCAGCTCAGCAACCTTGTTTTCCCAAGACATTTATAAAAAGTTTGTTAATCCCGATGTCAGCGATAAAACATTTCTGGTTGTTACAAAGGCATCTGTACTTATTTTAGGGTTATTAACCCTGATTCTCGCTATGACCATCAGCGGTATTATCACGACTCTCATGATTGGTCTTAGCTTAACGGCTTCCTTTAGTGTGATTGTTCTCTTTACCTTATTCGCTCCCTCTCTTTGCCGCAGAAACGCTGCATTTTATACCATTATGGTAAGCTTAGTGGTTCTAATCCTCTGGCAGACCGTTCCTTCCGTCCGCATCTTCCCTCATGTGATTTATCTGGAATGGATTGCTTGTGTCGGAACCTTCTTATTAACGTATCTGCTGGATTCAAAGGTTATTACAGCCTCTGAATGCGCATAA